The Hymenobacter sp. 5317J-9 genome has a window encoding:
- a CDS encoding S1/P1 nuclease yields MFKKCVVLLALCCAPFSLLAWGAMGHRAVARIAENHLSSTAKREIARILGRETMPLVSTWADELRNDPQFKDTAPWHYVNVPTGLDYTAFTAQLKGTVQPAPALPTNAYAALLQVRQDLKDPKKTTEEKRIALKFLIHLVGDVHQPLHLGHLEDKGGNGIPVSWRGRDTNLHSIWDGDLVEYPGFTFTEMAAAYDHATSAQVNQWQQDDPTAWLFESYQLCTPVYAAAITNPKFDWHFYPTFGPTVEDQILKAGIRLAGMLNEVFGK; encoded by the coding sequence ATGTTCAAAAAATGTGTTGTGCTGCTGGCCTTGTGCTGTGCTCCTTTTAGCCTGCTGGCCTGGGGCGCAATGGGCCATCGGGCCGTGGCGCGCATTGCCGAAAACCACTTATCATCCACGGCCAAGCGCGAAATTGCCCGCATTCTGGGCCGCGAAACCATGCCCTTGGTGAGCACCTGGGCCGATGAGCTGCGCAACGACCCGCAGTTCAAGGACACGGCCCCGTGGCACTACGTAAACGTGCCCACCGGCCTCGACTACACCGCCTTCACTGCCCAGCTCAAGGGCACGGTGCAGCCCGCCCCGGCCCTGCCCACCAACGCCTACGCCGCTCTGCTACAAGTTCGCCAGGACCTGAAAGACCCCAAAAAGACGACCGAGGAAAAGCGCATCGCCCTCAAGTTCCTCATTCACCTGGTGGGCGACGTGCACCAGCCCCTGCACCTGGGCCACCTCGAAGACAAGGGCGGCAACGGCATTCCGGTGAGCTGGCGCGGGCGCGACACCAACCTGCACAGCATCTGGGACGGCGACCTGGTGGAATACCCGGGCTTCACGTTCACGGAAATGGCCGCGGCTTACGACCACGCCACCTCCGCCCAGGTGAATCAGTGGCAGCAGGACGACCCCACGGCTTGGCTATTTGAGTCGTACCAGCTGTGCACGCCGGTGTACGCCGCCGCCATCACCAACCCCAAGTTCGACTGGCACTTCTACCCCACCTTCGGCCCCACCGTCGAAGACCAGATTCTAAAAGCCGGCATCCGGCTGGCGGGCATGCTGAACGAGGTGTTTGGGAAATAG
- a CDS encoding glycoside hydrolase family 43 protein: MYTNPILDDNFPDPTIIRATDGWYYAYGTQTKRAGVIINLQVARSSDLVNWDYLGEGLPEKPVWARHSQKIWAPHVSEHGGRYYLYYSARPDGADSLSLAVAVADDPAGPFRDSGQPFLPGPGFTCIDPMAFDDPATGQRLLYWGSGFGPIWVRELAEDRLSFLPGSEARAVVYPSASDDPADYHRLVEAAWVHYRDGWYYLFFSGDNCCGADAHYAVLVARARHATGPFETYAAASANPLTALLAANAHWHAPGHNCVVTDAAGHDWLAYHAIDPRQPTFDAIDDSEGYSRRVLLLDRLTYADGWPVVAGGSPSWQPQPAPVGQ; this comes from the coding sequence ATGTACACCAACCCCATCCTCGACGACAACTTCCCCGACCCCACCATCATTCGCGCCACCGATGGCTGGTACTACGCCTACGGCACCCAAACCAAGCGGGCCGGCGTCATCATCAACCTGCAGGTGGCGCGCTCGTCGGACTTGGTGAACTGGGACTACCTCGGCGAAGGATTGCCCGAAAAACCCGTGTGGGCCCGCCACAGCCAGAAAATATGGGCGCCCCACGTGAGCGAGCACGGCGGCCGCTACTACCTCTACTACTCGGCCCGGCCCGACGGCGCCGACTCCCTCAGCCTGGCCGTGGCCGTGGCCGATGACCCGGCCGGCCCATTTCGTGACAGCGGCCAGCCTTTCTTGCCCGGCCCCGGCTTCACCTGCATCGACCCCATGGCCTTCGACGACCCCGCCACCGGGCAGCGGCTGCTGTACTGGGGCTCGGGGTTCGGCCCCATCTGGGTGCGCGAGCTGGCCGAAGACCGGCTCAGCTTCCTGCCCGGCAGCGAGGCCCGCGCCGTGGTGTACCCCAGCGCGAGCGACGACCCCGCCGACTACCACCGCCTGGTAGAGGCGGCCTGGGTGCACTACCGCGACGGCTGGTACTACCTCTTCTTCTCGGGCGACAACTGCTGCGGGGCCGATGCCCACTACGCCGTGCTGGTGGCCCGCGCCCGCCACGCCACCGGCCCCTTCGAAACCTACGCCGCGGCCAGCGCCAACCCCCTCACCGCCCTGCTGGCCGCCAATGCCCACTGGCACGCCCCCGGCCACAACTGCGTGGTGACCGACGCCGCCGGCCACGACTGGCTGGCCTACCACGCCATCGACCCGCGCCAGCCCACCTTCGACGCCATCGACGACTCGGAGGGCTACTCGCGCCGCGTGCTGCTGCTTGACCGCCTCACCTATGCCGATGGCTGGCCCGTGGTGGCCGGGGGCTCGCCCTCGTGGCAGCCGCAGCCGGCGCCCGTGGGGCAGTAG
- a CDS encoding matrixin family metalloprotease produces MLVSLPFFRGASLCLALLLSLEWMGVGAARAQAPTPDLHCLMLPLAPEQRARQSELVVEAQVLDAQGFWNAEHTRLFTRHRLRVFSLLKGQAADTAGLVLITEGGRLGLDQQVLTNTLRLTPGQQGILFLQRAPWAGLTVAGQAFTPYGSEQGFIAFNAEEQTAAEPFRTYPALDAAFFAEITRYTGQKRLVLQARPTAAPAPARRTTAATIASFSPLSLPAGAGAVLSIVGDGFGNSRGTGFVEFRNADDGGATRVKARDADYVSWSNTLIQVKVPSAANGGSPVSNGHPAGSGTIRVTTADQSSVESTRTLTVIYALSNVESTDGTLLQRPNHVVLNARGGISFRFGPNFVANAAASAAWQRALATWRCQTGMNWDVDAPATTNTVAEDGQNVVSFDAGAELPTSVLGRTSSYYRGCYAPNGEVVFWVKEIDMQFDDGANFQFGPAPPIGTLRQIDFESVAVHELGHAHQLNHLNLPGAIMHYAVSFGQLSRSLNPASDVAGGRQVLRVRSFRPLGCGGPALLPAPLTSLGAQYAVGTGVTLSWATRDECFLSGFVVERSTSGDTTAWERLGTVANRAPGGPYQFVDASVPGGLLYYRLRLQRPDGTLDNAPPILLSTDGANATFSVFPNPVTGEQLRVQYPAAADGIVTFRVFDRVGRRVRTSVLNLSAGLNVVPITVSGLAPGLYVLLWQDAQGKSGTSKFVRY; encoded by the coding sequence ATGCTGGTTTCGTTACCGTTTTTTCGTGGAGCCAGCTTGTGCCTGGCCTTGTTGCTGAGTCTGGAGTGGATGGGAGTCGGTGCGGCCCGCGCCCAGGCGCCCACCCCGGACCTGCACTGCCTCATGCTGCCCCTGGCGCCGGAGCAGCGCGCCCGGCAGTCGGAGCTGGTGGTGGAGGCGCAGGTACTCGACGCCCAGGGCTTTTGGAATGCTGAGCACACGCGGCTGTTTACGCGCCACCGGCTGCGGGTGTTTTCGCTGCTCAAAGGCCAGGCGGCCGACACCGCCGGGCTGGTGCTCATCACCGAAGGCGGCCGCTTGGGGCTCGACCAGCAGGTGCTCACCAACACCCTGCGCCTGACGCCCGGCCAGCAGGGCATTCTGTTTTTGCAGCGCGCCCCGTGGGCCGGGCTGACAGTGGCCGGCCAAGCCTTCACGCCCTACGGCAGCGAACAGGGCTTTATTGCCTTCAATGCCGAGGAGCAAACCGCGGCCGAGCCCTTCCGCACCTATCCGGCGCTGGACGCGGCTTTCTTCGCCGAAATAACGCGCTACACCGGTCAGAAGCGCTTGGTGCTACAGGCCCGTCCTACGGCCGCGCCCGCACCGGCTCGGCGTACCACGGCGGCCACCATTGCCAGCTTCTCGCCCCTGAGCCTGCCGGCCGGTGCGGGCGCGGTACTCAGCATTGTGGGCGACGGTTTCGGCAACAGCCGCGGCACGGGCTTCGTGGAGTTTCGCAATGCCGACGACGGCGGCGCCACCCGCGTGAAAGCCCGCGACGCCGACTACGTGAGCTGGAGCAATACCCTTATTCAAGTAAAAGTGCCTTCGGCCGCCAATGGGGGCTCGCCCGTGAGCAACGGCCACCCGGCGGGTTCCGGCACCATCCGCGTCACCACTGCCGACCAGTCGAGCGTGGAAAGCACGCGCACGCTTACCGTCATCTACGCCCTTAGCAACGTGGAAAGCACCGACGGCACCCTGCTGCAGCGCCCCAACCATGTGGTTCTGAACGCCCGCGGCGGCATCAGCTTTCGTTTCGGGCCCAATTTTGTGGCCAATGCCGCCGCCTCGGCCGCCTGGCAGCGGGCGCTGGCCACCTGGCGCTGCCAGACCGGCATGAACTGGGACGTAGACGCGCCCGCCACCACCAACACCGTGGCCGAAGATGGCCAGAACGTAGTCTCCTTCGATGCTGGCGCCGAACTGCCCACTTCGGTGCTGGGCCGCACCTCCAGCTACTACCGCGGCTGCTACGCCCCCAACGGCGAGGTGGTGTTTTGGGTGAAGGAAATTGACATGCAGTTCGACGACGGCGCCAACTTCCAGTTTGGGCCGGCCCCGCCCATCGGCACCTTGCGCCAAATCGACTTTGAGTCGGTGGCCGTGCACGAGCTGGGCCACGCCCACCAGCTCAACCACCTCAACCTGCCCGGCGCCATCATGCACTACGCCGTGTCGTTCGGGCAATTGTCGCGCAGCCTTAACCCGGCGAGCGACGTGGCCGGCGGGCGCCAGGTGCTGCGCGTGCGCAGCTTCCGGCCCCTGGGCTGTGGCGGGCCGGCGCTGCTGCCTGCGCCCCTCACCAGTCTGGGGGCGCAATACGCGGTGGGTACAGGCGTCACCCTCAGCTGGGCCACCCGCGACGAATGCTTCCTCAGCGGCTTTGTGGTGGAGCGCAGCACTTCCGGCGATACCACCGCCTGGGAACGGCTGGGCACGGTGGCCAACCGCGCGCCCGGCGGCCCCTACCAGTTTGTGGACGCCAGCGTGCCCGGCGGCCTGCTCTACTACCGCCTGCGCCTGCAGCGGCCCGATGGCACGCTCGACAACGCGCCCCCCATCTTACTCAGCACCGATGGCGCCAACGCCACTTTTTCGGTTTTTCCCAACCCCGTGACCGGCGAGCAGCTGCGCGTGCAATACCCCGCTGCCGCCGATGGCATCGTGACGTTCCGCGTGTTCGACCGCGTGGGCCGGCGCGTGCGCACGTCGGTGCTCAATTTGTCGGCGGGCCTCAACGTGGTGCCCATCACCGTTTCGGGCCTGGCGCCGGGGCTCTACGTGCTGCTCTGGCAGGACGCACAGGGCAAATCCGGCACCAGCAAATTTGTGCGCTACTGA
- a CDS encoding GNAT family N-acetyltransferase codes for MATDNYTIRRGVEADLPQVLGLIHELALYERAPEAVTNTLAAMQRDGFGPAPIFGFFVLENDAAEIIGLALFYTAYSTWKGRMLYLEDLVVTESARRGGLGRLLFDAVVAEARATGAVRLKWQVLNWNEPAIGFYQKLGATIEQDWFNGNLDESQLASYAVAPAAAAAAQPTGRRF; via the coding sequence TTTGCCCCAGGTGCTGGGCCTGATTCACGAATTGGCCCTGTACGAGCGCGCGCCGGAGGCCGTGACCAACACGCTGGCGGCCATGCAGCGCGATGGCTTCGGGCCGGCGCCCATCTTCGGGTTTTTCGTGCTCGAAAACGACGCGGCCGAAATCATCGGGCTGGCCTTGTTCTACACCGCGTACTCGACCTGGAAAGGCCGGATGCTGTACCTGGAAGACCTGGTGGTGACGGAATCGGCGCGGCGCGGCGGGCTGGGCCGGCTGCTGTTCGACGCCGTGGTGGCCGAGGCCCGCGCCACCGGCGCCGTGCGCCTAAAGTGGCAAGTGCTGAACTGGAACGAGCCCGCCATCGGCTTTTACCAGAAGCTGGGCGCCACCATCGAGCAGGACTGGTTCAACGGCAACCTCGACGAAAGCCAACTGGCCAGCTACGCCGTGGCGCCCGCCGCAGCGGCTGCCGCGCAGCCTACCGGGCGCCGCTTCTAG